From Pleurocapsa sp. PCC 7319:
AAGCTATCTAGAATTCTCCGATTAGCTTAACTTCTGGCTCTAGAGATACTGACCAATGATATTCTACTTTCTCTTGAGCATAACGAATCAGTTGAAAAATATCGTTGGCGGTAGCCGTACCACAGTTGAGAATAAAATTAGCATGACGGTGGGCTATCTGAGCATCACCTATCTTATATCCTTTTAAACCTAGCTGTTCAATTAATCTAGCAGCAGCATGAGGTTGAGGATTACGGAAAACGCTACCACAACTGGGAAGATGATAAGGTTGGCTAGTTTTACGTTGAGTCCAATTTTGATTAGAGAGGTTCATGATTTCAGCTTTAGTGAAGCCAGGTTCAAGCTGCATCGTCGCCCTCACAACCATACGATTATCCCCTTGCAAATTAGAAGTACGATAAGCATAATCTAATTCTTCTGGAGTAACTTCTGTAATCGTGCCATCGGGAGTTAAAACAGTAGCACTAATCAGAATATCAGCCATACATGACGAATGAGCCCCTGCATTCATTACTACCCCACCGCCTACGGTACCAGGAATACCCACCGCCCACTCTAGCCCTTTGAGACCTCTTTTAGCAGCTTTCCAGGCTAATTTGGCGATCGCTTCTCCCGCATCAGCAGTTAACAAACCTGTTTCAGGATTAAACTCATAACTGCGAAAATATCGGGTTGAAAGAACTAATCCTGGTATACCGCGATCGCTAACCAGTAGGTTTGAACCAGCTCCCAACAAAGTTAGGGGTATATCCTGTGACTGATACCATTCAAAACTAGCCTCAAGTTCATCCCAGTTTCTTGGTGCAGCATACCATTGGGCATCACCACCAACTTTGTAAGAAGTTTGGTTGGCTAAAGATACTTCAGACTGAATTAAATTATCTCTATTCATTTAATTTATAAAGACTAATTAATTAATAACTTATAAATACGGTTGATTGATGATATCTTCTGGAACAGGATTTGGCTAGTCTGATCGAGTAAAAGTAGTTAGAACAAATCGTAATTTAGAGGTTGATTGCTAAATGCTAATAGCTGAATATCCGTAACAATTTATTGCTCCCCGATTACTGAAAAAGAGCAATAGTTTTGGGAATGGCTTGATTAAGATTTCCTGCACCTAGGTACATAGCAAGATCTCCTGGTTGTAAGATTTCTTGCTTCAAAAAGTCAGCAATAGAATCTACCGAAGCATGATAGTGAACATGAGTGTGATTTATAGCGATCGCTTTAGCTAGATCTTTTCCTGTAACTCCGAAGATATTTTTTTCTCCTGCACTATAAATATCTGTAATTACCACCACATCAGCATCTTTAAAGACAGTAGAAAATTCCTGTAGAAAAGTATGGGTACGACTATAACGATGAGGTTGAAAAACTGCCACAACTCGATGTAAAGATTCTTTGCCTTCTACTCTCAACTTGGCAGAAGCCAACGTCGCCTTAATTTCGCTGGGATGATGTGCATAGTCATCGATAAAGACAATCCCATTAGCTTCTCCACGATGTTCAAATCGTCTCTTTGTTCCCTTAAACTTAGCTAATGATTCAGCA
This genomic window contains:
- the murB gene encoding UDP-N-acetylmuramate dehydrogenase, producing the protein MNRDNLIQSEVSLANQTSYKVGGDAQWYAAPRNWDELEASFEWYQSQDIPLTLLGAGSNLLVSDRGIPGLVLSTRYFRSYEFNPETGLLTADAGEAIAKLAWKAAKRGLKGLEWAVGIPGTVGGGVVMNAGAHSSCMADILISATVLTPDGTITEVTPEELDYAYRTSNLQGDNRMVVRATMQLEPGFTKAEIMNLSNQNWTQRKTSQPYHLPSCGSVFRNPQPHAAARLIEQLGLKGYKIGDAQIAHRHANFILNCGTATANDIFQLIRYAQEKVEYHWSVSLEPEVKLIGEF